In the Malus domestica chromosome 16, GDT2T_hap1 genome, one interval contains:
- the LOC103444585 gene encoding probable RNA-dependent RNA polymerase 1, with product MVNTTIQLYGFSSVESPEAVKAFLEVYTGEGTVSEVKVRPPKDGKSRASAIVEFTQAESAEIIIPLADGRRLWYGGSYLKARKWKVDNFENFEHNMELVELHFGCLVSEKQFSVLWTAPDVQVKFGTEFKNIYFSFSYDSAVYKLEVSSESISQMELHSTRDQLRKYLLIQLLGAPRILKQASGRNWVREVDFTPSCCIGQSSAVCLELPYGSVLPNLHDSFLHYQEIEGRFALERGATFSCNSDHVPIVGPPVGITLPYRILFKINSLVQHGCVPGQALDVNFYKLVDPSTIGIEYIECALDKLFRLKACCYDPVSWLFQQYREYLACKRIPESPAISLDDGMVYVHRVRVTPSKVYFCGPEVNLSNRVLRKYPEDLDNFLRVSFVDEDLSKIRSKDLCLHTKCNTSAEEERRTRVYERILSTLRNGIVIGDKKFEFLAFSSSQLREHSVWMFASRSELTAQDIRNWMGDFSNIRNVAKYGARLGQAFSSSRETFNVDRDEIEFIPDVEIKRNGVKYCFSDGIGKISADFAERVARKCGRSSTPSAFQIRIGGYKGVVAVDPKLSKKLALRESMCKYQSNNTALDVLKWSTYQPCFLNRQLITLLSTLGVPDHVFQRKQRQALNQLEGVLTDPSRAKAALGTIFQGEATDVLKDMLLCGYKPDAEPFLSLMLQAYCASKLTELRTRTRIFVSSGRSMMGCLDETGTLEYGQVFVQCSHRVISTGTHSNNTSSEDNFIVDGNVVVARNPCLHPGDVRVLTAVNVPALHHMVDCVVFPQKGKRPHPDECSGGDLDGDFYFVSWDSDIIPPQRFRPMNYTPQRPIELEHEVTMEEVAESFTDYIVNDMLGIISNAHTVFADREPQKAMSGKCMKLAKLCSDAVDAPKTGVVVEVPCSLRAKQYPDFMEKVDKPTYKSKRVIGKLFRQVKNVELGSHSDSSSIKSFTLGVACKCYDPDMEVDGFEDYIDDAINYKREYDYKLGNLMDYYGIKTEADILSGNITSVSKTFDRRNDLESINFAVRSLKKEARTWFNATQSDSSTDTDDVCAAKASAWYHVTYHPVYWGRCNKGMERDHFLSFPWCVSDKLIQIKRDKTRTRNSLLMADQSGVLLDKFRSMRFPK from the exons ATGGTTAATACTACGATTCAGTTGTATGGATTTTCCTCCGTCGAGTCACCAGAAGCAGTGAAGGCGTTTCTGGAGGTATACACCGGAGAAGGAACAGTCTCTGAAGTGAAGGTTCGTCCCCCGAAAGATGGAAAATCAAGAGCATCTGCCATAGTTGAGTTCACACAAGCAGAATCTGCTGAAATAATAATCCCATTAGCTGATGGCCGTCGCCTGTGGTATGGGGGCTCTTATCTGAAGGCTAGGAAATGGAAGGTTGATaactttgaaaactttgaacACAACATGGAACTTGTAGAGCTGCACTTTGGATGCCTGGTTTCCGAGAAGCAGTTTTCTGTTCTTTGGACAGCACCGGATGTTCAAGTGAAGTTCGGGACAGAATTTAAGAATATCTACTTCTCGTTCTCTTATGATTCTGCTGTATACAAGCTCGAGGTCTCCTCAGAAAGTATTAGCCAGATGGAGCTACATAGCACGCGCGATCAGCTTAGGAAGTATCTTCTAATCCAG TTACTTGGTGCCCCTCGGATTTTGAAGCAAGCTTCTGGTAGAAACTGGGTGAGGGAAGTTGACTTCACTCCATCGTGCTGCATTGGCCAGTCTTCTGCCGTATGTTTGGAACTTCCGTATGGTTCTGTGCTTCCAAATCTACATGATAGTTTTCTACATTACCAAGAAATTGAAGGACGCTTCGCGCTGGAAAGAGGTGCCACTTTCTCATGTAATTCAGATCATGTTCCGATTGTTGGTCCACCAGTGGGCATTACCTTGCCATACAGAATCCTGTTCAAGATAAATTCCTTGGTTCAGCATGGATGTGTTCCGGGGCAAGCTCTTGATGTTAATTTTTATAAGCTAGTTGATCCTAGCACAATAGGAATTGAATACATAGAGTGTGCACTGGATAAACTGTTTCGGTTGAAAGCATGCTGCTATGATCCCGTCAGTTGGCTTTTTCAGCAGTACAGAGAATACCTGGCGTGCAAGCGAATTCCAGAGTCGCCTGCTATCTCTTTAGATGATGGGATGGTATATGTGCACAGGGTTCGAGTCACACCATCTAAAGTCTATTTTTGTGGTCCGGAGGTAAATCTTTCCAATCGTGTTCTACGAAAATATCCTGAGGATCTTGATAATTTTCTTCGTGTTTCCTTTGTGGATGAGGACTTGAGTAAGATACGATCCAAAGATTTATGTCTGCACACAAAATGTAACACTTCAGCAGAAGAGGAAAGGAGGACTAGAGTTTATGAAAGGATACTTTCTACTCTAAGAAATGGCATTGTCATTGGTGACAAGAAGTTTGAGTTTCTTGCCTTTTCATCAAGTCAGTTGCGCGAGCATTCGGTGTGGATGTTTGCGTCAAGAAGTGAGCTCACCGCACAAGACATCAGAAACTGGATGGGGGACTTTAGCAACATCAGAAATGTGGCGAAGTATGGTGCTAGGTTGGGCCAGGCTTTCAGCTCTTCCAGGGAGACTTTTAATGTCGATAGGGATGAAATCGAATTCATTCCTGATGTAGAAATCAAAAGGAATGGGGTCAAATATTGTTTCTCTGATGGAATTGGGAAGATATCTGCTGACTTTGCTGAAAGGGTGGCAAGAAAGTGTGGAAGAAGTTCTACTCCATCAGCATTTCAAATTCGTATAGGTGGCTACAAAGGTGTCGTGGCAGTTGATCCAAAATTGTCAAAGAAATTGGCACTGAGGGAGAGCATGTGCAAGTACCAATCCAACAACACAGCACTCGACGTTCTCAAATGGAGCACGTACCAGCCTTGTTTCCTCAATCGTCAACTCATCACCCTTTTGTCCACCCTTGGAGTCCCGGATCATGTCTTTCAGAGGAAGCAAAGACAGGCTTTGAATCAACTGGAAGGCGTTTTAACTGATCCCTCAAGAGCAAAAGCAGCACTCGGAACAATATTTCAAGGGGAGGCCACAGACGTTTTGAAGGACATGCTTTTGTGTGGTTACAAGCCAGATGCAGAGCCATTTCTGTCATTGATGCTACAAGCCTACTGTGCATCCAAGCTCACGGAACTGCGGACGAGAACAAGGATATTTGTTTCGAGTGGAAGATCAATGATGGGATGTCTGGATGAAACGGGAACATTGGAATATGGTCAGGTATTTGTGCAATGCTCTCACCGCGTGATCTCCACTGGCACTCACAGCAACAATACTTCGAGCGAAGACAATTTTATTGTGGACGGGAATGTTGTAGTTGCTAGAAACCCATGTTTACATCCCGGAGATGTTCGTGTTCTTACAGCGGTGAACGTGCCGGCATTGCACCATATGGTGGATTGCGTAGTTTTCCCGCAAAAAGGAAAGAG ACCACATCCTGATGAATGCTCAGGAGGAGATTTAGATGGAGATTTCTACTTTGTTAGTTGGGACTCTGATATAATTCCACCTCAGAGATTTCGACCGATGAATTACACCCCACAACGACCTATTGAATTAGAACATGAAGTTACAATGGAG GAGGTTGCAGAGTCGTTTACAGACTACATAGTGAACGACATGTTGGGGATCATTTCGAATGCACATACTGTCTTTGCAGACAGAGAGCCACAGAAGGCTATGAGTGGTAAATGTATGAAACTCGCAAAGCTCTGTTCCGATGCTGTCGACGCCCCAAAAACCGGCGTGGTAGTGGAAGTGCCGTGTTCTCTACGTGCCAAACAATATCCGGATTTCATGGAAAAGGTTGACAAACCTACGTATAAGTCCAAACGTGTGATCGGGAAGCTTTTCCGACAGGTGAAAAATGTTGAGCTTGGATCACATTCAGATTCAAGTTCAATCAAATCGTTCACCTTGGGAGTGGCTTGCAAGTGCTATGATCCTGACATGGAGGTAGATGGATTTGAAGATTACATCGATGATGCTATCAACTACAAAAGGGAGTATGACTACAAGCTGGGAAATTTGATGGATTACTACGGCATCAAAACTGAAGCAGATATACTAAGTGGGAACATCACTTCAGTGTCGAAAACTTTCGATAGGAGAAACGACTTGGAGTCGATTAATTTCGCCGTTAGGTCACTGAAAAAGGAAGCTAGGACCTGGTTCAATGCTACGCAGTCAGATTCCAGCACTGATACCGATGATGTATGTGCAGCAAAAGCATCAGCTTGGTACCATGTTACGTATCATCCTGTTTACTGGGGTCGCTGCAACAAGGGAATGGAGAGGGATCACTTCCTCAGCTTTCCGTGGTGTGTTTCCGACAAGCTCATCCAGATCAAGAGGGACAAAACACGTACGAGGAATTCTTTGCTTATGGCTGATCAAAGCGGCGTCCTCCTTGACAAATTCAGAAGCATGCGTTTTCCCAAATGA
- the LOC103444586 gene encoding probable RNA-dependent RNA polymerase 1 isoform X1: MASFSSSLFFSFLFPVSTAMTSYSNSLLCFSLSYQYIYTDFMSFASHRASVVGNNISAFISNSRLFRHRKLTLGALSIVRVYHTVSINAYQFNMSLMTIQLYGFSSVESPEAVAAFLEEYTGQGSVSDVKVFPPKDRKSRASAIVEFTHAESAEKIIPLADARLLWYDEDSYLKARKWKPEHSIELLKLHFGCLVSEERFSVLWTTSEVQVSFGTEFKNMYLLFFYDSDEYKLEISAESISEIELHCPRGQLRKFLLIQLLGAPRILKQVSDRNWVREVDFTPSCCIGQSSAVCLELPYDSVLPNLRDSFLHYQENEGRFALERGNAFSRNSDLVPIVGPPVGINLPYKILFKINSLVQHGCVPGQALDAMFYRLVDPSTIRIEHIECALDKLFCLKTRCYDPVSWLCDQYREYMAYKRIPESPAISLDDGMVYVHRVQVTPSKVYFCGPEVNLSNRVLRNYPQDIDNFLRVSFVDEDLGKLLPKDLCPRTNCHTSADEERRTRVYERILFTLTNGIVIGDKKFEFLAFSSSQLHEHSVWMFASRSQLTAQDIRNWMGDFSDIRNVAKYGARLGQAFSSSRETFSVGKDEIELIPDVEIRRGRVKYCFSDGIGKISAEFAEKVARKCGISSTPSVFQIRRGGYKGVVAVDPTLSRNLALRESMCKYQSENTALDVLQWSRNQPCFLNRQLITLFSTLGVPDYVFQKKQNQDLKKLQGVLTDPLRALEALETIFQGEATDVLKEMLLSGYKPDAEPFLSLMLQAFCASKLVELRTKTRIFVPKGRWLLGCLDETKTLKYGQVFVRCSPSAISSGAGCTTTSEDNFTVVGKVVVARNPCLHPGDVRVLTAVDVPALHHMVDCVVFPQKGKRPHPDECAGGDLDGDPYFVSWDADLIPCRTIEPMIHTPARTIELDHEVTMEEVAESFTNYIVNDTLGIISNAHVAFADRDSNKAMSHRCIKLAKLGSYAVDSPKTGMVVEVPRWLRAKQYPDFMEKVDKPMYKSRRVIGKLFRQVKNVELTSHSHSSSIKSFTAEVASKCYDPDMEVHGFEDYIDDAINYKREYDYKLGNLMDYYGIKTEADILSGNITSVSKFFKKDLESINFAVRSLIKEARTWFSATQSDSSTDTDDVCAAKASAWYHVTYHPGYWGRCNKGMERDHFLSFPWCVFDKILQIKRHK; encoded by the exons ATGGCAagtttttcttcctctcttttcttttcttttcttttcccagTTTCAACTGCCATGACAAGTTATTCAAATTCACTTCTGTGCTTTTCACTTTCCTATCAGTATATATATACCGACTTCATGAGCTTTGCTTCTCACAGAGCATCAGTTGTTGGTAATAATATCAGtgccttcatttcaaattcaaggttATTTAGACACAGAAAACTGACATTGGGTGCTCTATCGATCGTGAGAGTGTATCA CACAGTTTCTATCAACGCTTATCAATTCAACATGAGTCTTATGACAATTCAGTTGTATGGATTTTCCTCCGTCGAGTCTCCGGAAGCAGTGGCAGCGTTTCTGGAGGAATACACTGGACAAGGCTCTGTTTCTGATGTGAAGGTTTTTCCCCCGAAAGACAGAAAATCAAGAGCGTCTGCCATAGTTGAGTTCACCCATGCAGAATCTGCTGAAAAAATTATCCCATTAGCCGATGCGCGGCTCCTTTGGTATGATGAGGACTCTTATCTGAAAGCGAGAAAATGGAAGCCTGAACACTCCATTGAGCTTCTAAAGCTGCACTTCGGATGCCTGGTTTCCGAGGAACGCTTTTCTGTGCTGTGGACAACATCGGAAGTTCAAGTGAGTTTCGGGACGGAATTTAAGAATATGTACTTGTTATTCTTTTATGATTCGGATGAATACAAGCTTGAGATCTCCGCTGAAAGTATTAGCGAGATTGAGCTGCATTGTCCGCGTGGTCAGCTTCGAAAGTTTCTTCTAATCCAG TTACTTGGTGCCCCTCGGATTTTGAAGCAAGTTTCTGACCGAAACTGGGTGCGCGAAGTTGACTTCACTCCATCTTGCTGCATTGGCCAATCTTCTGCCGTATGTTTGGAACTTCCATATGATTCTGTGCTTCCAAATTTACGCGATAGTTTTCTTCATTACCAAGAAAATGAAGGACGCTTCGCTCTGGAGAGAGGTAATGCCTTCTCCCGTAATTCAGATCTTGTACCAATTGTTGGTCCGCCAGTGGGCATTAACTTGCCATACAAAATCCTGTTCAAGATAAATTCCTTGGTTCAGCATGGATGTGTTCCAGGGCAAGCTCTTGATGCTATGTTTTATAGGCTCGTTGATCCAAGCACAATAAGAATTGAACACATAGAGTGTGCCCTGGACAAACTGTTCTGCTTGAAAACGCGCTGCTATGATCCCGTGAGTTGGCTTTGTGATCAATACAGAGAGTACATGGCCTACAAGAGAATTCCAGAGTCGCCTGCTATTTCTTTAGATGATGGGATGGTGTATGTGCACAGGGTTCAAGTCACACCATCTAAAGTATATTTCTGTGGTCCTGAGGTAAATCTTTCCAACCGTGTTCTACGAAATTACCCTCAAGATATTGATAATTTTCTTCGTGTCTCCTTCGTGGATGAGGACTTGGGTAAGTTGCTTCCGAAAGATTTGTGCCCGCGCACAAATTGTCACACTTCTGCAGATGAGGAAAGGAGAACTAGAGTTTATGAAAGGATACTTTTTACTCTAACAAATGGAATAGTCATTGGTGACAAGAAGTTTGAGTTCCTTGCCTTCTCATCAAGTCAATTACACGAGCATTCGGTGTGGATGTTTGCGTCAAGAAGTCAGCTCACCGCACAAGACATCAGAAACTGGATGGGGGACTTCAGCGACATCAGAAATGTGGCAAAGTATGGTGCTAGGTTGGGCCAGGCTTTCAGCTCTTCCCGGGAGACTTTTAGTGTCGGCAAGGATGAAATTGAACTCATTCCTGATGTAGAAATCAGAAGAGGCCGAGTCAAATATTGTTTCTCCGATGGAATTGGGAAAATATCTGCTGAATTTGCCGAAAAGGTGGCAAGAAAGTGTGGGATCAGTTCTACTCCATCAGTGTTTCAAATTCGTAGAGGTGGCTATAAAGGCGTCGTGGCAGTTGATCCGACATTGTCAAGGAACTTGGCTTTGAGAGAGAGCATGTGCAAGTACCAATCCGAAAACACAGCGCTAGATGTTCTCCAGTGGAGCAGGAACCAGCCTTGTTTCCTCAATCGTCAACTGATCACCCTTTTTTCCACGCTCGGAGTCCCGGATTATGTTTTTCAGAAAAAGCAAAACCAGGATTTGAAGAAACTGCAAGGTGTTCTAACTGACCCTTTAAGAGCACTGGAAGCACTTGAAACGATATTTCAAGGGGAGGCCACAGACGTTTTGAAGGAAATGCTTTTGAGTGGTTACAAGCCAGATGCGGAGCCATTTCTGTCATTGATGCTGCAAGCATTCTGTGCATCTAAGCTTGTGGAGTTGCGAACCAAAACAAGGATATTTGTTCCAAAGGGAAGATGGTTGTTGGGATGTCTAGATGAAACCAAAACATTGAAATATGGTCAGGTGTTTGTGCGATGCTCTCCCTCTGCGATCTCAAGTGGCGCTGGCTGCACTACTACAAGCGAAGACAATTTTACTGTGGTGGGGAAAGTTGTAGTTGCTAGAAACCCCTGTTTACACCCGGGAGATGTTCGCGTTCTTACAGCTGTGGACGTGCCCGCATTGCACCACATGGTGGATTGTGTAGTTTTTCCGCAAAAAGGAAAGAG ACCCCATCCTGATGAATGCGCGGGAGGAGATTTAGATGGAGATCCTTACTTTGTTAGTTGGGACGCTGATCTAATTCCATGTCGGACAATTGAACCGATGATTCATACCCCAGCACGAACTATTGAATTGGATCATGAAGTTACAATGGAG GAGGTTGCAGAGTCGTTTACAAACTACATAGTGAATGACACTTTAGGGATCATTTCAAATGCACATGTTGCCTTCGCAGACAGAGATTCAAACAAGGCCATGAGTCATCGATGTATTAAGCTCGCCAAGCTCGGTTCCTATGCTGTTGACTCTCCAAAAACCGGCATGGTAGTGGAAGTGCCGCGCTGGCTACGTGCCAAACAATACCCAGATTTCATGGAAAAGGTTGACAAACCTATGTACAAGTCCAGGCGTGTGATTGGGAAGCTTTTCCGGCAGGTGAAGAATGTTGAGCTTACATCACATtcgcattcaagctcaattaaATCCTTCACCGCGGAAGTGGCTTCGAAGTGCTATGATCCCGACATGGAGGTACATGGATTCGAAGATTACATCGATGATGCCATCAACTACAAAAGGGAGTACGACTACAAGCTGGGAAATTTGATGGATTACTACGGCATCAAAACTGAAGCAGATATACTAAGTGGGAACATCACTTCAGTGTCGAAATTTTTCAAAAAGGACTTGGAGTCAATTAATTTCGCCGTAAGGTCACTGATAAAGGAAGCTAGGACCTGGTTCAGTGCGACGCAGTCGGATTCCAGCACTGATACCGATGATGTATGTGCAGCGAAAGCATCAGCTTGGTACCATGTTACGTATCATCCTGGTTACTGGGGTCGCTGCAACAAGGGAATGGAAAGGGATCATTTCCTCAGCTTTCCGTGGTGTGTTTTCGACAAGATCCTCCAGATCAAGAGGCACAAATAA
- the LOC103444586 gene encoding probable RNA-dependent RNA polymerase 1 isoform X2, whose product MSLMTIQLYGFSSVESPEAVAAFLEEYTGQGSVSDVKVFPPKDRKSRASAIVEFTHAESAEKIIPLADARLLWYDEDSYLKARKWKPEHSIELLKLHFGCLVSEERFSVLWTTSEVQVSFGTEFKNMYLLFFYDSDEYKLEISAESISEIELHCPRGQLRKFLLIQLLGAPRILKQVSDRNWVREVDFTPSCCIGQSSAVCLELPYDSVLPNLRDSFLHYQENEGRFALERGNAFSRNSDLVPIVGPPVGINLPYKILFKINSLVQHGCVPGQALDAMFYRLVDPSTIRIEHIECALDKLFCLKTRCYDPVSWLCDQYREYMAYKRIPESPAISLDDGMVYVHRVQVTPSKVYFCGPEVNLSNRVLRNYPQDIDNFLRVSFVDEDLGKLLPKDLCPRTNCHTSADEERRTRVYERILFTLTNGIVIGDKKFEFLAFSSSQLHEHSVWMFASRSQLTAQDIRNWMGDFSDIRNVAKYGARLGQAFSSSRETFSVGKDEIELIPDVEIRRGRVKYCFSDGIGKISAEFAEKVARKCGISSTPSVFQIRRGGYKGVVAVDPTLSRNLALRESMCKYQSENTALDVLQWSRNQPCFLNRQLITLFSTLGVPDYVFQKKQNQDLKKLQGVLTDPLRALEALETIFQGEATDVLKEMLLSGYKPDAEPFLSLMLQAFCASKLVELRTKTRIFVPKGRWLLGCLDETKTLKYGQVFVRCSPSAISSGAGCTTTSEDNFTVVGKVVVARNPCLHPGDVRVLTAVDVPALHHMVDCVVFPQKGKRPHPDECAGGDLDGDPYFVSWDADLIPCRTIEPMIHTPARTIELDHEVTMEEVAESFTNYIVNDTLGIISNAHVAFADRDSNKAMSHRCIKLAKLGSYAVDSPKTGMVVEVPRWLRAKQYPDFMEKVDKPMYKSRRVIGKLFRQVKNVELTSHSHSSSIKSFTAEVASKCYDPDMEVHGFEDYIDDAINYKREYDYKLGNLMDYYGIKTEADILSGNITSVSKFFKKDLESINFAVRSLIKEARTWFSATQSDSSTDTDDVCAAKASAWYHVTYHPGYWGRCNKGMERDHFLSFPWCVFDKILQIKRHK is encoded by the exons ATGAGTCTTATGACAATTCAGTTGTATGGATTTTCCTCCGTCGAGTCTCCGGAAGCAGTGGCAGCGTTTCTGGAGGAATACACTGGACAAGGCTCTGTTTCTGATGTGAAGGTTTTTCCCCCGAAAGACAGAAAATCAAGAGCGTCTGCCATAGTTGAGTTCACCCATGCAGAATCTGCTGAAAAAATTATCCCATTAGCCGATGCGCGGCTCCTTTGGTATGATGAGGACTCTTATCTGAAAGCGAGAAAATGGAAGCCTGAACACTCCATTGAGCTTCTAAAGCTGCACTTCGGATGCCTGGTTTCCGAGGAACGCTTTTCTGTGCTGTGGACAACATCGGAAGTTCAAGTGAGTTTCGGGACGGAATTTAAGAATATGTACTTGTTATTCTTTTATGATTCGGATGAATACAAGCTTGAGATCTCCGCTGAAAGTATTAGCGAGATTGAGCTGCATTGTCCGCGTGGTCAGCTTCGAAAGTTTCTTCTAATCCAG TTACTTGGTGCCCCTCGGATTTTGAAGCAAGTTTCTGACCGAAACTGGGTGCGCGAAGTTGACTTCACTCCATCTTGCTGCATTGGCCAATCTTCTGCCGTATGTTTGGAACTTCCATATGATTCTGTGCTTCCAAATTTACGCGATAGTTTTCTTCATTACCAAGAAAATGAAGGACGCTTCGCTCTGGAGAGAGGTAATGCCTTCTCCCGTAATTCAGATCTTGTACCAATTGTTGGTCCGCCAGTGGGCATTAACTTGCCATACAAAATCCTGTTCAAGATAAATTCCTTGGTTCAGCATGGATGTGTTCCAGGGCAAGCTCTTGATGCTATGTTTTATAGGCTCGTTGATCCAAGCACAATAAGAATTGAACACATAGAGTGTGCCCTGGACAAACTGTTCTGCTTGAAAACGCGCTGCTATGATCCCGTGAGTTGGCTTTGTGATCAATACAGAGAGTACATGGCCTACAAGAGAATTCCAGAGTCGCCTGCTATTTCTTTAGATGATGGGATGGTGTATGTGCACAGGGTTCAAGTCACACCATCTAAAGTATATTTCTGTGGTCCTGAGGTAAATCTTTCCAACCGTGTTCTACGAAATTACCCTCAAGATATTGATAATTTTCTTCGTGTCTCCTTCGTGGATGAGGACTTGGGTAAGTTGCTTCCGAAAGATTTGTGCCCGCGCACAAATTGTCACACTTCTGCAGATGAGGAAAGGAGAACTAGAGTTTATGAAAGGATACTTTTTACTCTAACAAATGGAATAGTCATTGGTGACAAGAAGTTTGAGTTCCTTGCCTTCTCATCAAGTCAATTACACGAGCATTCGGTGTGGATGTTTGCGTCAAGAAGTCAGCTCACCGCACAAGACATCAGAAACTGGATGGGGGACTTCAGCGACATCAGAAATGTGGCAAAGTATGGTGCTAGGTTGGGCCAGGCTTTCAGCTCTTCCCGGGAGACTTTTAGTGTCGGCAAGGATGAAATTGAACTCATTCCTGATGTAGAAATCAGAAGAGGCCGAGTCAAATATTGTTTCTCCGATGGAATTGGGAAAATATCTGCTGAATTTGCCGAAAAGGTGGCAAGAAAGTGTGGGATCAGTTCTACTCCATCAGTGTTTCAAATTCGTAGAGGTGGCTATAAAGGCGTCGTGGCAGTTGATCCGACATTGTCAAGGAACTTGGCTTTGAGAGAGAGCATGTGCAAGTACCAATCCGAAAACACAGCGCTAGATGTTCTCCAGTGGAGCAGGAACCAGCCTTGTTTCCTCAATCGTCAACTGATCACCCTTTTTTCCACGCTCGGAGTCCCGGATTATGTTTTTCAGAAAAAGCAAAACCAGGATTTGAAGAAACTGCAAGGTGTTCTAACTGACCCTTTAAGAGCACTGGAAGCACTTGAAACGATATTTCAAGGGGAGGCCACAGACGTTTTGAAGGAAATGCTTTTGAGTGGTTACAAGCCAGATGCGGAGCCATTTCTGTCATTGATGCTGCAAGCATTCTGTGCATCTAAGCTTGTGGAGTTGCGAACCAAAACAAGGATATTTGTTCCAAAGGGAAGATGGTTGTTGGGATGTCTAGATGAAACCAAAACATTGAAATATGGTCAGGTGTTTGTGCGATGCTCTCCCTCTGCGATCTCAAGTGGCGCTGGCTGCACTACTACAAGCGAAGACAATTTTACTGTGGTGGGGAAAGTTGTAGTTGCTAGAAACCCCTGTTTACACCCGGGAGATGTTCGCGTTCTTACAGCTGTGGACGTGCCCGCATTGCACCACATGGTGGATTGTGTAGTTTTTCCGCAAAAAGGAAAGAG ACCCCATCCTGATGAATGCGCGGGAGGAGATTTAGATGGAGATCCTTACTTTGTTAGTTGGGACGCTGATCTAATTCCATGTCGGACAATTGAACCGATGATTCATACCCCAGCACGAACTATTGAATTGGATCATGAAGTTACAATGGAG GAGGTTGCAGAGTCGTTTACAAACTACATAGTGAATGACACTTTAGGGATCATTTCAAATGCACATGTTGCCTTCGCAGACAGAGATTCAAACAAGGCCATGAGTCATCGATGTATTAAGCTCGCCAAGCTCGGTTCCTATGCTGTTGACTCTCCAAAAACCGGCATGGTAGTGGAAGTGCCGCGCTGGCTACGTGCCAAACAATACCCAGATTTCATGGAAAAGGTTGACAAACCTATGTACAAGTCCAGGCGTGTGATTGGGAAGCTTTTCCGGCAGGTGAAGAATGTTGAGCTTACATCACATtcgcattcaagctcaattaaATCCTTCACCGCGGAAGTGGCTTCGAAGTGCTATGATCCCGACATGGAGGTACATGGATTCGAAGATTACATCGATGATGCCATCAACTACAAAAGGGAGTACGACTACAAGCTGGGAAATTTGATGGATTACTACGGCATCAAAACTGAAGCAGATATACTAAGTGGGAACATCACTTCAGTGTCGAAATTTTTCAAAAAGGACTTGGAGTCAATTAATTTCGCCGTAAGGTCACTGATAAAGGAAGCTAGGACCTGGTTCAGTGCGACGCAGTCGGATTCCAGCACTGATACCGATGATGTATGTGCAGCGAAAGCATCAGCTTGGTACCATGTTACGTATCATCCTGGTTACTGGGGTCGCTGCAACAAGGGAATGGAAAGGGATCATTTCCTCAGCTTTCCGTGGTGTGTTTTCGACAAGATCCTCCAGATCAAGAGGCACAAATAA